A portion of the Sulfuricurvum kujiense DSM 16994 genome contains these proteins:
- a CDS encoding 50S ribosomal protein L11 methyltransferase, translated as MQDYYYMLVVKPSSHLELFSDFLVDVLPVGFEEIDDGFIIRSEEDLETVQWGIEQFSEALQRALGEVIDVDMTLTKEKNDDWIAQYQQGISPVEIAPFYIHPTWEEPKEGMLNIAIDPALAFGTGHHPTTASCLRGIAKYVKEGDVVMDVGCGSGILAIAAIKKGAVVDACDTDPLSVENASVNAEQNHISYRRLWEGPINETDEKYDVIIANIVADVLVFIASDLRKRLREGGVLILSGIMDKYEDKVLRAYKNFELTERLVENEWVTLVVTQKGNA; from the coding sequence ATGCAAGATTACTATTACATGTTGGTGGTTAAGCCATCATCGCATTTAGAGCTTTTTAGTGACTTTCTTGTTGATGTATTGCCGGTCGGCTTCGAAGAGATTGATGATGGATTTATTATTCGCAGTGAAGAGGATCTTGAGACCGTGCAGTGGGGGATCGAGCAGTTTTCCGAAGCATTGCAGCGTGCTTTGGGCGAAGTAATCGATGTCGACATGACCCTTACCAAAGAGAAAAACGACGATTGGATTGCGCAGTACCAACAGGGGATTAGTCCTGTTGAAATAGCACCGTTTTATATTCACCCGACATGGGAAGAACCGAAAGAGGGGATGCTCAATATAGCGATCGATCCCGCATTGGCGTTCGGTACGGGGCATCACCCTACAACCGCTTCATGCCTTCGCGGTATTGCGAAATATGTCAAAGAGGGCGATGTCGTCATGGACGTAGGCTGCGGAAGCGGCATATTGGCAATTGCGGCTATCAAAAAAGGGGCTGTCGTCGATGCGTGCGATACCGATCCTCTTTCCGTTGAAAATGCATCGGTCAATGCAGAACAAAACCATATTTCCTATCGCCGTTTATGGGAAGGTCCGATCAATGAGACGGATGAAAAATACGACGTTATTATTGCCAATATTGTTGCCGATGTCTTGGTTTTCATCGCAAGCGACCTTAGAAAACGGTTGCGGGAGGGCGGAGTCTTGATTCTCTCAGGAATTATGGATAAATATGAAGATAAAGTTCTTCGCGCTTATAAAAATTTTGAATTGACAGAACGCCTTGTCGAAAACGAATGGGTAACTCTGGTAGTGACTCAAAAAGGAAATGCATAA
- the ftsH gene encoding ATP-dependent zinc metalloprotease FtsH, producing the protein MANNEPNQNPTPDKNGNFFNKNPLVTFILFSIIVIVLFKAVIGDESDLASKINGQNVTRTQEITYADLKRLIQNKEVEKVSIGQTYIRAIGNDGNGKVAYTTRIVGPDSTLIPLLDQNKINYNGFSETNWFTEMFGWLFPFLIIIAIWMFFAGRMQKSMGSGILGMGNSKKLINSEKPKTKFEDVAGAQEAKEEVHEIVDFLKFPDRYVELGAKIPKGVLLVGSPGTGKTLLAKAVAGEAEVPFFSVSGSSFIEMFVGVGAARVRDLFEQAKKDAPSIIFIDEIDAIGKSRAAGGMMGGNDEREQTLNQLLAEMDGFGTDTPIIILAATNRPEILDPALLRPGRFDRQVLVDKPDYQGRIDILKVHVKGVKQDSDVDLEEIARLTAGLAGADLANIVNEAALLAGRKSQKTVRQADMREAVERAIAGLSKKSRRIDEKEKRIVAYHESGHALLAETTKGAKKVSKVSIVPRGLAALGYTLNTPEENKYLMQRHELWAEVDVLLGGRAAEEVFIGEISTGAANDLERSTDIIKAMVQMYGMSDVAGLMVLEKQRSTFLGGGMTQGREYSDKMAEDMDTFIKQSLQERYEAVKGRLEEYRDAIEKIVELLYAKENISGDQVREIIEAYETEHNIETKLEPRKEIPSSKTVVIDE; encoded by the coding sequence ATGGCAAATAATGAACCGAACCAAAATCCGACACCGGATAAAAACGGAAACTTTTTTAACAAAAATCCCCTTGTAACTTTTATCCTTTTTTCGATTATAGTCATTGTCCTTTTTAAAGCGGTAATCGGCGATGAAAGTGATTTGGCAAGTAAAATTAACGGGCAGAATGTTACCCGTACACAAGAGATTACCTATGCCGATCTCAAACGTCTGATCCAAAATAAAGAGGTCGAAAAAGTCTCCATCGGACAAACCTATATCCGTGCGATCGGAAATGACGGAAACGGAAAAGTAGCCTATACGACCCGTATCGTCGGGCCTGATTCGACACTTATCCCGCTGTTGGATCAAAACAAAATCAATTACAACGGTTTCAGCGAGACCAACTGGTTTACCGAGATGTTCGGATGGCTTTTCCCGTTTTTGATTATCATCGCTATTTGGATGTTTTTTGCGGGACGAATGCAAAAAAGTATGGGCAGCGGTATTTTGGGGATGGGCAACTCCAAAAAACTCATTAATTCGGAAAAACCGAAAACCAAATTTGAAGACGTAGCCGGTGCCCAAGAGGCAAAAGAAGAGGTTCATGAAATCGTCGACTTCTTGAAATTTCCCGACCGCTATGTCGAACTGGGTGCCAAGATCCCTAAAGGGGTACTGCTCGTCGGTAGTCCGGGAACGGGGAAAACGTTGCTGGCAAAAGCGGTAGCCGGCGAGGCGGAAGTTCCATTTTTCTCGGTATCGGGTTCAAGTTTTATCGAGATGTTTGTCGGTGTGGGTGCCGCCCGTGTACGCGATTTGTTTGAACAGGCGAAAAAAGACGCTCCTTCTATCATCTTTATCGACGAAATCGATGCGATCGGTAAAAGCCGTGCCGCAGGCGGCATGATGGGAGGGAACGATGAACGTGAACAAACGCTTAATCAGCTTCTCGCCGAGATGGACGGATTCGGAACCGACACGCCGATTATTATTTTAGCGGCAACCAACCGTCCGGAAATTCTCGATCCCGCATTGCTTCGCCCGGGCCGTTTTGATCGGCAGGTATTGGTTGACAAACCCGATTATCAGGGGCGTATAGATATCCTAAAAGTCCATGTAAAAGGGGTTAAACAAGATTCAGATGTTGATCTTGAAGAGATTGCACGTCTGACCGCAGGTCTTGCAGGGGCCGATTTGGCTAATATCGTCAATGAAGCGGCCTTGCTCGCCGGACGTAAAAGCCAAAAAACCGTTCGTCAGGCCGATATGCGCGAAGCGGTTGAGCGTGCGATTGCCGGATTGTCTAAAAAGAGCCGCCGTATCGATGAAAAAGAGAAACGGATCGTCGCGTACCACGAAAGCGGTCATGCATTGCTGGCGGAAACGACGAAGGGGGCGAAAAAAGTTTCCAAAGTCTCTATCGTTCCTCGCGGATTGGCAGCACTGGGGTACACGCTTAATACCCCTGAAGAGAATAAATATTTGATGCAGCGTCATGAATTGTGGGCGGAAGTGGATGTTCTCCTCGGCGGCCGTGCGGCCGAAGAGGTCTTTATCGGTGAAATCTCGACCGGTGCGGCAAACGACTTGGAACGCTCTACCGACATCATCAAAGCGATGGTGCAAATGTACGGTATGAGTGATGTCGCCGGATTGATGGTACTTGAAAAACAGCGCAGTACTTTCCTTGGCGGCGGAATGACACAGGGACGTGAGTACAGCGATAAGATGGCAGAAGATATGGATACTTTTATCAAACAATCGCTGCAAGAGCGATATGAAGCGGTAAAAGGGCGATTAGAAGAATATCGTGATGCGATTGAGAAAATTGTTGAGCTTCTGTATGCCAAAGAGAATATCAGCGGCGACCAGGTTCGTGAAATCATTGAAGCGTATGAAACCGAACATAATATAGAAACAAAATTAGAACCCCGTAAAGAGATCCCTTCGAGCAAAACTGTCGTCATCGACGAGTAA
- the serS gene encoding serine--tRNA ligase, with protein MIDVKLLQKNFDETTTALMRKKVDPSVINELRTANENLKSAKTAYETLQAKQNELSRLFGQYKKEGKSTDELKIEVDANKATLNDLLDAQRAAEEALDAIIMRIPNIPDADVPDGEDENDNIEIRKVLTPPTFSFTPKEHWELAEQNGWIDFERGVKLAKSRFSVVSGMGARLERALINFMLDFNRERGFEEYSVPMLVNRRALEGTGQLPKFEDDLFKVEEEELYLIPTAEVPLTNLFQDEILNGTDLPIKMTGYTSCFRKEAGSGGRDVRGMIRQHQFHKVELVAITRADQSDAVFEDMVACASDLLAALGLPHRLVTLCTGDLGFGAARTVDLEVWLPGQNSYREISSVSNTRDFQARRAKIRYKEEGKNILAHTLNGSSLAVGRTMIAIMENFQQEDGTILIPAVLQKYL; from the coding sequence ATGATCGATGTAAAACTTCTCCAGAAAAATTTTGACGAAACGACTACTGCACTTATGCGCAAAAAAGTAGACCCATCCGTTATCAATGAACTAAGAACCGCTAACGAAAACCTCAAAAGCGCCAAAACGGCGTATGAAACGCTGCAAGCCAAACAAAACGAACTCAGCCGCCTTTTCGGTCAATACAAAAAAGAGGGAAAAAGCACCGATGAGCTAAAAATCGAAGTCGATGCCAACAAAGCAACGCTTAACGATCTCCTTGATGCGCAGCGTGCAGCCGAAGAGGCCCTCGATGCGATCATCATGCGTATCCCGAACATCCCCGATGCGGATGTACCCGACGGCGAAGATGAAAACGACAATATCGAAATCCGCAAAGTCCTCACCCCGCCTACATTTTCTTTTACCCCGAAAGAGCACTGGGAACTGGCTGAGCAAAACGGATGGATCGATTTCGAGCGCGGTGTCAAACTCGCCAAAAGCCGTTTCAGCGTCGTAAGCGGCATGGGTGCGCGTTTAGAGCGTGCCCTCATCAACTTCATGCTCGATTTCAACCGTGAGCGGGGATTTGAAGAGTATAGTGTTCCGATGCTCGTCAACCGCCGTGCATTAGAGGGGACAGGTCAGCTTCCGAAATTCGAAGACGATCTGTTTAAAGTCGAAGAAGAAGAACTCTATCTCATCCCGACCGCCGAAGTTCCCCTCACCAATCTTTTTCAAGATGAAATCCTAAACGGCACCGATTTGCCGATCAAAATGACGGGATATACCTCATGTTTCCGCAAAGAAGCAGGTTCGGGCGGACGCGACGTTCGCGGTATGATCCGCCAACACCAGTTTCACAAAGTGGAACTCGTTGCCATCACCCGTGCCGACCAAAGTGATGCGGTCTTTGAGGATATGGTGGCCTGTGCATCTGACCTCTTGGCTGCACTAGGACTTCCGCACCGTCTCGTCACCCTCTGTACGGGCGATTTGGGATTCGGTGCGGCACGCACCGTCGATCTGGAAGTATGGCTACCGGGACAAAACAGCTACCGTGAAATCAGTTCCGTCTCCAATACACGGGACTTCCAAGCCCGCCGAGCGAAGATCCGCTACAAAGAAGAGGGGAAAAATATCCTCGCCCATACCCTAAACGGTTCAAGTTTAGCGGTCGGACGGACGATGATAGCTATTATGGAAAATTTCCAGCAAGAAGACGGCACGATACTTATCCCTGCCGTATTGCAAAAATACCTCTAA
- the pssA gene encoding CDP-diacylglycerol--serine O-phosphatidyltransferase, which produces MRQAPPPIAYLLPNLFTAAPIFTGFYAISLALQNSFDIAAWFIFLALVFDGLDGRVARMTNTASHFGVEFDSLADIVAFGVAPAFLLYLYVGETYGRIGIVVSALFIIFGAVRLARFNVTTSRIEPSVFIGLPIPTAAIMISIAVLLMERYKEFYELKVALLPLGIILAILMVSNIRYPSFKKMNFKAFHFIRFLIALIVVAMGIFVYPIEALALLAAGYLLYGPIRASFYLLRRLIHRG; this is translated from the coding sequence ATGCGACAAGCACCTCCTCCTATCGCGTATCTTCTCCCCAATCTTTTTACCGCAGCTCCCATTTTTACCGGCTTTTATGCGATTTCATTGGCGTTGCAAAACTCATTTGATATTGCGGCATGGTTTATTTTTCTGGCTCTTGTTTTTGACGGACTTGACGGACGTGTAGCGCGCATGACCAATACGGCAAGCCATTTCGGGGTTGAATTCGATTCTTTAGCGGACATCGTCGCATTCGGAGTCGCTCCGGCATTTTTGCTTTATTTATACGTCGGTGAAACGTACGGACGGATCGGCATTGTCGTCAGTGCGCTGTTTATCATTTTCGGCGCCGTGAGGCTGGCACGGTTTAATGTAACGACATCGCGCATCGAGCCGAGTGTGTTTATCGGATTGCCGATTCCGACAGCAGCCATTATGATATCAATTGCAGTATTATTGATGGAACGGTATAAAGAGTTTTATGAACTCAAAGTGGCATTATTGCCTCTTGGGATTATTTTAGCGATTTTGATGGTGAGCAATATCCGATATCCGAGCTTCAAAAAAATGAATTTTAAAGCGTTTCACTTTATCCGTTTTCTCATCGCTTTGATTGTTGTTGCCATGGGAATTTTTGTCTACCCGATCGAAGCCTTGGCTCTATTGGCAGCCGGATATTTGCTTTACGGGCCGATTCGTGCCTCGTTTTATCTTTTAAGACGCCTTATTCACAGAGGGTGA
- a CDS encoding tetratricopeptide repeat protein, protein MAEEQEEIIIIEEADAAGVEKTAAGASEPTGEKPSLLKNKRLILIIAGAVGLLLLVGGGVAFFSSHSSQEAKPTEQPIADAVKPSQENIIAPSALENMIERANYLYANGNPTEALKLYEKIALYSEAISQYNLGVVQLKEGEYKEALENFKHSIANGENRCVSAINAAVCCLNLKREKEFNYYIKMADSYLPQESSSPMYSYYYSLVNYYKGNYLEALSALKHPTTDEYQTIQNKLRAKISAMYGNFTDAINTLENPKQEEDSFSRGLLYANLGDLKSAKKYLTDAIKQNDEPVEEQLALALVDLKMGLHEEAAKLIKDSTDTYRNDVYAPYPLHVFLKPSLYNPDDIQRLYRKSSGDNRQQVYRSILYFAPYKIFNAEQTINYIRKGNANIYIDDIESAKEYLKTSTRASSVDYGIVLAIQKALKFRLRDANAQLSALLKRNPQHSILHYDLALTYAQMGDMSKAHEHFLRSYYLDANNYMSGIFAVMCSDMIGNNNPKLTSILKDNLSQEPEKEEFELYRTLLDITQNNFPSASKWLDNTYKERPLYLALNVLIATEMEQYDVARTSAKRLSALQPHDMLPNFMVIETNFSDMKPKAFASSALNYLKKQTFHYDDLYYGPQLTRDKAVQMAAMTGQLTPFIKRLETILPTTTDNTADIISALAEGHFYNQDFEKSYVLYNQLIDTYKIRDEQTLFLGACASIGAEHYENAIALLELSRMKNPSYSETRYALGLLYMQTFNNQAATNLFGKMGNTGFQSRYFDFAIDTNKLLTEPQNFHPL, encoded by the coding sequence ATGGCTGAAGAGCAAGAAGAGATAATTATTATCGAGGAAGCCGATGCTGCCGGCGTCGAAAAAACGGCGGCAGGTGCTTCTGAGCCTACCGGTGAAAAACCGAGCCTACTCAAAAATAAACGTCTTATTCTCATTATTGCCGGTGCTGTAGGTCTGCTCCTCCTCGTAGGTGGAGGTGTGGCATTTTTCTCCTCTCATTCTTCACAAGAGGCCAAGCCTACGGAGCAGCCTATCGCCGATGCGGTAAAACCTTCCCAAGAAAATATCATCGCCCCCAGCGCACTGGAAAACATGATCGAACGTGCCAATTATCTTTACGCCAACGGAAATCCGACCGAGGCATTAAAACTGTATGAAAAAATAGCCCTCTATTCCGAAGCGATCTCCCAGTATAATTTGGGTGTCGTCCAACTCAAAGAGGGGGAGTACAAAGAAGCTTTGGAGAATTTCAAACACTCTATCGCCAATGGTGAAAACCGATGTGTCAGTGCTATCAATGCCGCTGTCTGCTGTCTCAATCTAAAACGTGAAAAAGAGTTCAATTATTACATCAAGATGGCTGATTCCTATCTCCCGCAAGAGAGCAGCTCGCCAATGTATTCTTATTATTATTCCCTGGTCAATTACTACAAAGGCAATTACCTCGAAGCTCTCAGTGCGCTAAAGCATCCGACAACGGATGAGTATCAAACGATACAAAACAAGCTGCGTGCCAAAATCAGCGCGATGTACGGAAATTTCACCGATGCCATCAATACACTTGAGAATCCGAAACAGGAAGAGGACTCTTTCTCTCGTGGACTTTTGTATGCCAACCTCGGAGATTTAAAGTCGGCAAAAAAATATTTGACCGATGCCATCAAGCAAAATGACGAGCCGGTAGAAGAGCAACTTGCTTTAGCCCTTGTCGATCTTAAAATGGGGCTGCACGAAGAAGCCGCAAAGCTGATTAAAGACAGTACCGATACCTATCGCAATGATGTCTATGCCCCCTATCCTCTCCATGTCTTTTTGAAGCCGTCCCTATACAATCCCGATGATATCCAACGCCTCTATCGCAAAAGCAGCGGGGATAACCGCCAGCAAGTCTATCGAAGCATTTTGTACTTTGCACCGTATAAAATTTTTAATGCGGAACAAACCATTAACTATATCCGAAAAGGGAATGCCAATATTTATATTGATGACATTGAGAGTGCAAAAGAGTATCTTAAAACGAGTACACGGGCATCAAGTGTCGACTACGGTATTGTCCTCGCGATCCAAAAAGCTCTAAAATTTCGCCTAAGAGATGCGAATGCACAACTATCGGCATTGCTTAAACGTAATCCACAACACTCGATTCTCCACTACGATCTGGCTTTGACCTACGCTCAAATGGGAGATATGTCGAAAGCGCATGAGCATTTTTTACGCTCCTATTATCTTGATGCCAATAATTACATGTCCGGTATTTTTGCCGTTATGTGCTCCGATATGATCGGAAATAATAATCCGAAACTGACCTCTATTCTGAAAGACAACCTTTCACAAGAACCGGAAAAAGAGGAATTCGAGCTATACCGAACCCTTCTGGATATTACCCAAAACAATTTCCCGAGTGCCTCTAAATGGCTGGATAACACTTACAAAGAACGCCCTTTATATCTTGCACTTAATGTTTTAATCGCAACCGAAATGGAACAATACGATGTCGCCCGCACGAGTGCAAAACGCTTGAGCGCTCTTCAACCGCATGACATGCTTCCGAATTTTATGGTCATCGAGACAAATTTTAGTGATATGAAACCGAAGGCTTTTGCCTCTTCGGCACTTAATTATCTTAAAAAACAGACATTTCATTATGACGATCTCTATTACGGTCCTCAGCTGACTCGTGACAAAGCGGTACAAATGGCAGCGATGACCGGCCAGCTGACCCCGTTTATAAAACGCCTCGAAACCATATTGCCGACAACGACGGACAATACCGCCGATATCATATCAGCGTTGGCGGAGGGGCATTTTTACAATCAGGATTTTGAAAAATCGTATGTCCTCTACAATCAGCTTATCGATACGTACAAAATCCGTGATGAACAGACCCTCTTTTTAGGGGCATGTGCCTCTATCGGAGCGGAACATTACGAAAATGCGATTGCATTGTTGGAACTGTCAAGAATGAAGAATCCGTCTTATTCAGAAACACGCTATGCTTTGGGTCTTTTATACATGCAAACGTTCAATAATCAAGCGGCTACTAACCTATTCGGCAAAATGGGCAATACGGGATTTCAATCGCGGTACTTCGACTTTGCGATTGACACAAATAAGCTCTTAACGGAGCCTCAAAATTTTCACCCTCTGTGA
- a CDS encoding chemotaxis response regulator CheY, translating into MKLLVVDDSSTMRRIIKNTLSRLGYEDVLEGEDGVQGWSVLNENPDMGMLITDWNMPEMNGLELVKKVRADARFADLPIIMVTTEGGKAEVITALKAGVNNYIVKPFTPQVLKEKLSAVLGTEG; encoded by the coding sequence TTGAAATTATTGGTTGTAGATGATAGTTCGACTATGCGCCGGATTATTAAAAACACACTCTCTCGGCTCGGCTATGAAGATGTTTTGGAAGGTGAGGACGGAGTACAAGGGTGGTCGGTTCTAAATGAGAATCCGGACATGGGGATGCTGATTACCGACTGGAATATGCCGGAGATGAACGGATTGGAATTGGTCAAGAAAGTACGTGCGGATGCGCGTTTTGCCGACTTGCCGATTATCATGGTAACGACAGAGGGCGGTAAAGCGGAAGTAATCACCGCACTAAAAGCAGGCGTAAACAACTATATCGTTAAGCCGTTTACACCTCAGGTTTTAAAAGAGAAACTCTCCGCCGTACTAGGTACTGAGGGTTAA
- a CDS encoding methylenetetrahydrofolate reductase codes for MFETFIHKLRHDTYITLETTPSRSAQFAPTIEKIAALGLDKLVDGFSTTDNPLAKLKYNALFAAMKLQDRFGLPTLATMSMRDRNRIALQSDLLGANEANVRAILALTGDSAHYSDQPHAKGVFEGNSKLLLDIITTLNRGTDIAEQKLLAPVQEIYPFAVIDSYAKSAATLQKKMIKKVAHGAIAIISQPVYDIENAKQLLSMMESANEQSPHAEKSILVLGFFPITKLRTARFLDENVPGIYVPHAWVEALEAASLISPEEEYRVGFELSKTLFEELKALHPKIHIMTANQFELAKAILS; via the coding sequence TTGTTCGAAACCTTTATCCATAAACTTCGTCACGACACCTATATTACTCTGGAAACGACGCCGTCGCGCTCTGCCCAGTTTGCCCCCACAATCGAAAAAATCGCCGCTTTAGGGCTGGATAAACTGGTAGACGGGTTCAGTACGACCGACAATCCTCTGGCAAAACTCAAATACAATGCCCTTTTTGCCGCCATGAAACTCCAAGACCGATTCGGCCTCCCGACTTTGGCGACGATGAGCATGCGTGACCGCAACCGCATCGCTTTGCAATCCGATCTTCTCGGAGCCAACGAAGCGAACGTACGGGCGATTCTTGCCCTCACCGGCGACAGCGCCCACTACTCCGATCAGCCTCATGCCAAAGGGGTCTTTGAGGGGAACAGCAAACTGCTTCTCGACATCATCACGACCCTTAACCGCGGTACCGATATTGCGGAACAAAAACTTCTCGCTCCCGTTCAGGAGATTTACCCGTTTGCCGTTATCGACTCGTATGCCAAAAGTGCCGCAACCTTGCAAAAAAAGATGATAAAAAAAGTAGCCCACGGCGCCATCGCGATCATCTCCCAGCCCGTGTACGATATTGAGAATGCAAAACAGCTGCTCTCTATGATGGAGAGTGCGAACGAACAATCGCCTCATGCCGAAAAAAGTATCCTCGTTCTCGGTTTTTTTCCGATTACCAAACTCCGTACCGCCCGCTTTTTGGATGAAAACGTTCCGGGGATTTACGTCCCGCACGCATGGGTCGAAGCGCTCGAAGCCGCATCACTCATCAGCCCCGAGGAAGAGTACCGCGTGGGGTTTGAGCTGAGTAAAACCCTTTTCGAAGAACTCAAAGCGCTCCATCCGAAAATCCACATCATGACCGCCAATCAGTTTGAGTTAGCCAAGGCGATTTTGAGCTAA
- a CDS encoding phosphatidylserine decarboxylase yields the protein MSTQNDTFILSSRGWLLSGVIASLFLFFTMTGLTLFQFISGAFLLSVLVIFRNPERNTAETHSDAVISSVDGVVLSIEETVVDDQKMSKVTIMNSLWDVSMLRAPFDGVVEGFKIRHGASLPLYHPMADTLNEKAVLSFRSAKGDEVYIEHLSEQSCFPIGIEVEKSQKFKEGARYGFLAKGRSIIYLPEHARISVNAGSSVRAGESIIGYLSAA from the coding sequence ATGAGTACCCAAAATGATACCTTTATCCTCTCATCCCGAGGATGGCTTTTGTCGGGAGTGATCGCCTCTCTCTTTTTATTTTTTACGATGACGGGGCTGACCCTTTTTCAATTTATCAGCGGTGCATTCCTTCTGAGTGTATTGGTGATTTTCCGTAATCCGGAGCGTAATACGGCAGAAACACATTCGGATGCCGTTATCAGCAGTGTTGACGGGGTTGTCCTCTCAATTGAGGAGACGGTAGTGGATGATCAAAAAATGTCCAAAGTGACGATCATGAATTCATTGTGGGATGTCTCGATGCTTAGAGCTCCGTTTGACGGTGTAGTTGAAGGGTTTAAAATCCGTCACGGCGCCTCATTGCCACTGTATCATCCTATGGCGGATACGTTGAATGAGAAAGCGGTACTATCGTTTCGTTCTGCCAAAGGGGATGAAGTCTATATTGAGCATCTGAGTGAACAAAGCTGTTTTCCTATCGGAATCGAGGTGGAAAAAAGCCAAAAGTTCAAAGAGGGAGCACGATACGGATTTTTAGCCAAAGGACGAAGTATTATTTATTTGCCTGAACATGCGCGAATATCGGTGAATGCCGGATCGAGCGTACGTGCGGGCGAAAGCATTATCGGATATCTAAGCGCTGCTTGA
- a CDS encoding KAP family P-loop NTPase fold protein: MKEKQVVWKDDLLNRQSEGKYLSEYLLKRYANTPNKPFVLNINAEWGFGKTYFLKNLSEELASQKHPVIYFDAWQNDYSDQPLLAFISEMNTSLSPFLTKSVKGQQLFTTVCKTSKKLLMPIVIKKITGLTYDQLKEEFGDSTENIKNENETEDDSLKNEVESVLSKLAEFALSEHETVRQSISTFKENMGKLLKFIDKNIQSKNLPMFVFIDELDRCRPNYAIELLENIKHIFDIPGIVFVIATDSKQLSHSINAVYGQNFASERYLKRFFDQEYNLKIPDNYAFAYYLFELHGITKDEKLFSPLEQEVYKDKDLNVELFTLYANFFKLGLRDQEQVATVLSAIVLTWQMTDSIHLGYLLFLIMLKQSSNNEFDIYIETPNNKKGTFFKDKVDQLKLDLSRQFQSNVITNQNGFYNGTREIKHHSLDGLINTYSSLLEVSLEKLYEKRNNNNLVYSKIIDKMISDTQKNNQSVPNLNSYPNLVLQAGQFS; encoded by the coding sequence ATGAAAGAAAAACAAGTTGTTTGGAAAGATGATTTACTGAACCGACAGAGTGAAGGCAAGTATCTTTCCGAATATCTCTTAAAGCGTTATGCAAACACCCCAAATAAGCCTTTTGTATTAAATATCAATGCCGAATGGGGATTTGGCAAAACCTACTTTTTAAAAAATCTTTCTGAAGAACTTGCATCACAAAAACATCCTGTCATCTATTTTGATGCGTGGCAAAACGATTATTCGGATCAGCCACTGTTAGCTTTTATCTCAGAAATGAATACTTCGTTAAGTCCTTTTCTTACTAAAAGCGTAAAAGGTCAACAACTATTTACGACAGTATGTAAGACATCAAAAAAACTGCTAATGCCAATAGTTATTAAAAAGATTACAGGATTAACATATGATCAGTTAAAAGAAGAATTTGGTGATAGTACTGAAAATATAAAAAATGAGAATGAGACAGAAGATGATTCACTTAAAAATGAAGTCGAATCGGTACTTTCAAAATTAGCCGAGTTTGCATTGTCAGAGCATGAAACCGTTCGACAAAGTATCAGTACATTCAAAGAAAATATGGGGAAACTATTAAAATTTATCGATAAAAACATTCAATCCAAAAATTTACCGATGTTTGTTTTTATCGATGAGTTGGATCGATGTCGACCAAATTATGCGATTGAATTGCTCGAAAATATCAAACATATTTTTGATATTCCCGGAATTGTGTTTGTGATTGCAACCGATTCGAAACAACTTTCACATTCCATCAATGCTGTTTATGGTCAAAATTTTGCATCTGAGCGCTATCTAAAACGTTTTTTCGATCAAGAATATAATCTCAAAATACCTGATAATTATGCCTTTGCTTATTATCTTTTTGAACTTCACGGTATTACCAAAGATGAAAAACTATTTTCCCCTTTGGAACAAGAGGTTTACAAAGACAAAGACCTTAATGTCGAGCTTTTTACCCTCTATGCTAACTTTTTTAAATTGGGTTTAAGAGATCAGGAACAAGTAGCGACGGTTTTATCAGCTATTGTCTTGACTTGGCAAATGACTGACTCAATACACTTAGGCTATTTATTATTTTTGATTATGTTAAAACAATCTTCTAACAATGAATTTGATATTTATATTGAAACACCGAATAATAAAAAAGGGACATTTTTTAAAGACAAGGTAGATCAACTAAAACTTGATTTATCACGTCAATTTCAATCAAACGTGATAACTAATCAAAATGGTTTTTATAATGGAACACGAGAGATTAAACATCATTCATTGGATGGATTAATCAATACATATTCTTCATTATTAGAGGTAAGTTTAGAAAAATTATATGAAAAGAGAAATAATAACAATTTAGTATATTCCAAAATCATTGATAAAATGATTTCAGATACTCAAAAAAATAATCAATCAGTACCTAATTTAAACTCATATCCTAATCTCGTTTTACAAGCGGGTCAGTTTTCGTAA